AATGCGGCGTCGGTGGGTTGGGTTGGTGGGGTGGGTTGAGTGAGGCCTGCGCGGGTGAGTTCGCTGCGGTTTTGTTCTTCGGCGACGTATCCGAGGATGAAGTGGACGAGTGTGCGGGCGGTCCATTCTGCGTGGTGGGCGTGAGGGTGGTGGCGGCGGATGGCGTGGGTGATGGGCGTGATGGGCGTGGGGTCCTCTGGGTGGAGGGCGCGGGCGAAGGAGACAATTTCGGCTCCGTCGCGTACTGCGAGTAGGCAGGTGCGTAGGTCGTTGGCGAGGGTGGCGGGTGTGCGTGTGTCGGGGGCGGGTGTGGTGGGGGTGAATGGGGGGCTGGTGAGGATGGTGTCGGCTAGGAGTGCGAGGAGTTCTTGTTTGTTGTCGACGTGCCAGTAGAGGGCGCCTGGGGCGACACCGAGGTGGGTGGCTAGGCCTCGCATTGATAGGGATGGCAGTCCTGCTTGTTGGATGAGGGTGAGGGCGGCTTGGCCGATGGTGTCACGGGTGAGTGTCACGGGGGCTCCTGTCGGGCGTGGTGTGGGGTTTTGAGGGTAGGTGGTGGGGGCGAGGTGAGGTTGGGGCGTGGATCATGTTCGTTCTTGAACATTGTTCAAGGTTTTCTGCTTACTCTTGAACGGTGTTCACTAACTATGCAGATTTAGCTGACCGTTGCCTTGCTGGCGAGCCATTAACGCGTGAGGATGCCCTGGCGATTTTGAGTTCCCCTGAGGCAGACCTGTTGGATCTTGTCGCTGCGGCTGGGCGGCTCCGGCGGGCGTACTTCGGTAACACGGTGAAAGCGAACTACCTGGTTAATTTGAAGTCTGGGTTGTGCCCTGAGGATTGCAACTACTGCAGTCAGCGTCTGGGGTCGACTGCCCCGATTGAAAAATATTCGTGGTTGAAGCCGGAGCAGGCGTTGGAGCAGGCGCAGCACGGTATCGGCGCTGGGGCGACGCGGGTGTGTTTAGTTTCCAGTGGGCGTGGCCCGAGTAACCGAGATGTGGAGCGGGTCGGGGACATTGTTTCTCGCTTGAAGGAGGAGAACCCGAACCTGGAAGTATGTGCCTGTTTGGGATTTTTGAAGGATGGGCAGGCTGAGCAGCTGCATGAATGCGGCGTGGATGCCTATAACCACAACGTCAACACGGCTGAGTCTCGTTATGACCAGGTGTGTTCTACGCATACGTACGCCGATCGGGTGGATACGATCACGAAGGCCAAGAATGCTGGTCTATCTGCGTGTTCGGGCTTGATCGTGGGGATGGGTGAAAGCGATGAGCAGATCGTTGAGGCATTGTTTGCACTGGTGGAGTTGAAGTCCGATTCGATTCCGGTGAATTTCTTGATGCCGTTTGAGGGAACGCCTTTTTCCCAGGAGTGGTCGTTGACGCCCTCGCGGTGTTTGCGGGTGTTGGCGCTGGCACGGTTCGCTGCTCCTACGGCGGAGTTGCGTATTGCTGGTGGTCGGGAGATGCATTTGCGGTCGTTGCAGCCGTTGGCGTTGCATGTCGCGAATTCGATTTTCTTGGGTGATTACCTCACGAGTGAGGGGCAGGCGACTCAGGATGATGTGGCGATGATCCGGGATGGGGGTTTCGTGATTGTCGGCTCTGCTGAGCATGTTGCCCAGCAGTGTGTGGATGAGTCGTCGCAGGTATGCCCGGGGGCGTCTTCGGCTGAGGATGCTTGCGGTGGGCATGTGCACGCAACGGTGCGGCATCGCGGTGCGGGGACGTCGTTGGCTCCGAATGCGTGAGGTGTGATCGTGTCGCAATCTGTTGACGGCGTTGGTGCTGGCCTGGATCAGTCGGCTGGTGGTGTGGATGTGATCGGCCGAGATCGTGGCTTGGTGTGGCATCCGTATGCGCCGTTGGATGGTCCTGCGCCGTACGCGGTGCGTGCGGCGCAGGGCACGCGATTGTCGGTTGAGGCTGCCGATGGTGCCTGTTTTGAGGCTGTTGATGCGATGAGTTCGTGGTGGAGTGCGGTGCATGGGTACCGCAACCCGGTGTTGGATGATGCGGTGCGTGAGCAGGTGGGGCGGTTTTCGCATGTGATGTTTGGTGGTTTGACGCATGCGCCGGCGGTGGAGTTGGCGGAGCAATTGCGGGAGTTGGCGCCGGGGATGGCGCATGTGTTTTTTGCCGATTCGGGGTCGGTGTCGATGGAGGTGGCATTGAAGCTAGCTGTGCAGTATCAGGCTGCGCAGGGGCGCCCGCAGCGGGGTGGTTTTGTGGCATTGCGGGGTGGGTATCACGGGGACACGTTGGGTGCGATGAGTGTGTGTGACCCGGTGGATGGGATGCATGCGGCTTTTCCGGCGCTGTTGCCG
This region of Dermatophilus congolensis genomic DNA includes:
- a CDS encoding TetR family transcriptional regulator, whose amino-acid sequence is MTLTRDTIGQAALTLIQQAGLPSLSMRGLATHLGVAPGALYWHVDNKQELLALLADTILTSPPFTPTTPAPDTRTPATLANDLRTCLLAVRDGAEIVSFARALHPEDPTPITPITHAIRRHHPHAHHAEWTARTLVHFILGYVAEEQNRSELTRAGLTQPTPPTQPTDAAFTFGVEAILCGSLHNNPT
- the bioB gene encoding biotin synthase BioB, whose translation is MFTNYADLADRCLAGEPLTREDALAILSSPEADLLDLVAAAGRLRRAYFGNTVKANYLVNLKSGLCPEDCNYCSQRLGSTAPIEKYSWLKPEQALEQAQHGIGAGATRVCLVSSGRGPSNRDVERVGDIVSRLKEENPNLEVCACLGFLKDGQAEQLHECGVDAYNHNVNTAESRYDQVCSTHTYADRVDTITKAKNAGLSACSGLIVGMGESDEQIVEALFALVELKSDSIPVNFLMPFEGTPFSQEWSLTPSRCLRVLALARFAAPTAELRIAGGREMHLRSLQPLALHVANSIFLGDYLTSEGQATQDDVAMIRDGGFVIVGSAEHVAQQCVDESSQVCPGASSAEDACGGHVHATVRHRGAGTSLAPNA